The DNA sequence AAAAACGATTTCCAATATTCATCAGATTTTACAATTTTTTCAACCATTTTTATGCTATTTGAATTGGAGAAATATATCGGGATCAAACCATTTTTATCTTTTTCATCTTCCATGTTTGACACCATTCACATTTACAATTTTAAGGATTTAAATTACCCTTGCTTACTTATCATATTAATTTTTTAATTTGGTGGACTTATGTTTTTAGGCAATTTATACATTCACCCACTAAAAAAAAACTATTATGAAATAAAGATTTTTAAGTAGATCATAAAATGGAAATAAATCTTGAAAAATAAGTTATAATAAATACTAATATTAAGAATTAGGTGGGGAAAATAATATTTTTTAAAAAAAGGGCTTTTGATTATGAATCCTAAAACTGTAAAAAGAATGAACAGGGAGAAAAGAGGTCAGATTTCATCAGAAGAGCTAAATGTTTATCGTGGGTTTGCAACCCATGAATTAATTGAAATGCTCAATAATTCTAATCCACAAAAAAGAACAATATCCGCCAGCATATTAGGGGAAAAACAAGACGTTGATGCCATAATTCCCCTTTGCACGGCGTTTAAACGGGAAAAAGCATTATATTCTAGGATGGCAATTTCTGAAGCGTTATCACAAATAGGTGTTCCTGCAATTAGTCCATTATTAGATCTTCTTGGTGAAATTGGAAAAAATCAGGAAACTGAACTTCCCCAGAAATATTTCAACAAAAAAAGTTACCCCTTAGTAAGGGATCTGGCTGCCAGAACACTGGTAAAAATTGGAAAACCAGCAACCCCATACCTTATTGAAGTAATAGAAAATGGAACAGATTATAAAGCCCAGCAAGCCATTGACGCAATCGGGGGAATCGCCGCCAAAACAGGAGATAAAAGAGGTCTAGAGGCACTTTTAAATGTGATGGAAAGAAATTTTGATAATAAGGGTAATAAAATTACTTTATGGAAAACAATAAGGGCTTTAAGCGGATTTAAAAATAGTCAGGAAGCTGCTGATTCATTATTAAATATAATCAGAAGTGATTATGATTCTCCAATTATATGGGAAGCATTGAGGAGCTTGGGTAATTTAAACGTTACAACTCCTGAGACAATTAACTTAATCGTGAGTTTCACTAATAATAAGAATCCAGAAATAAGAAAATCAGCTCAAAAAGCGTTAATAAGTCTGGATAATCTATAATGAACCTCATAATCCTAAAATCATGAACATTTTTTCATCGCATAAAAAATATTTTACCTAGAATTTAAGGGAGGAATATGAGATCAATTAACACAATATCCTTGTTTATTTTCGATATGGATGGACTAATGTTTGACACTACAAATTTGGCAATTTACAGTTGGATCAAGGCAGGAAACACGTATGGTATCCCTATTTCAGAATCAATTGTAATAAAATCAATTGGATTGGATATCCATGGTGCAAAAAAAGTATTTAAAAAAAATTTGGGCAAAAATTTCCCATATCATGAAATTAGAAGTTTAAGATTAAAATATGCCCAGGATTTTATAGAAAAAAATGGAATTCCTGTTAAAAAAGGCCTTTACGAATTAATTGAATTTTTAGACCAAAAACCAGTCTTAAAAGCAGTGGCCACCTCCACCGAAAGGGAAAGGACAGAACAGTTCTTGCTTTCTGCGGGAGTCAAAGAAAAGTTTGATTTAATAGTATGTGGGGATGATGTTTCTAAAGGCAAACCCGAACCTGACATATTTATAACAGTCTCGGAGAAATTGAATTGTAAAAGCAACGAATCTGTGGTATTGGAAGACTCAGCTAATGGTATTCTTGCAGCTTCAAGAGCTAATATGATACCTTTTCTGGTTTTTGATGTAAAAAAACCAGATGAAAATATTGAGAAATTAG is a window from the Methanobacterium sp. genome containing:
- a CDS encoding HEAT repeat domain-containing protein — translated: MNPKTVKRMNREKRGQISSEELNVYRGFATHELIEMLNNSNPQKRTISASILGEKQDVDAIIPLCTAFKREKALYSRMAISEALSQIGVPAISPLLDLLGEIGKNQETELPQKYFNKKSYPLVRDLAARTLVKIGKPATPYLIEVIENGTDYKAQQAIDAIGGIAAKTGDKRGLEALLNVMERNFDNKGNKITLWKTIRALSGFKNSQEAADSLLNIIRSDYDSPIIWEALRSLGNLNVTTPETINLIVSFTNNKNPEIRKSAQKALISLDNL
- a CDS encoding HAD family phosphatase, translated to MRSINTISLFIFDMDGLMFDTTNLAIYSWIKAGNTYGIPISESIVIKSIGLDIHGAKKVFKKNLGKNFPYHEIRSLRLKYAQDFIEKNGIPVKKGLYELIEFLDQKPVLKAVATSTERERTEQFLLSAGVKEKFDLIVCGDDVSKGKPEPDIFITVSEKLNCKSNESVVLEDSANGILAASRANMIPFLVFDVKKPDENIEKLAEKTFNSLVEVRDFLQKIDF